One part of the Bombus pascuorum unplaced genomic scaffold, iyBomPasc1.1, whole genome shotgun sequence genome encodes these proteins:
- the LOC132915654 gene encoding uncharacterized protein LOC132915654, translated as MPTVRGTLSVTSVVSGDSTVRTSTGESTPLIRVHQKFIFNAIPTEPAVMPGTRFNFPTNMIPPVSTQIQISIDSTDYTFNGPNPELAAFPQCPTTSSFSTSQPVTQSQQLSTSSSIPLECAFNFDSSPGDHTAEPGSIQSEGFNFNPNTRPSFRFSVYEFNAPTQVQRDTASTRVQRNTASTLVQQNTATINYRPMISPTRLLNPRKIRKAFRRLK; from the exons ATGCCAACTGTACGTGGCACATTGTCAGTGACATCAGTAGTATCTGGTGATAGTACTGTTAGAACGTCTACCGGCGAGTCAACGCCTCTTATACGTGTacatcaaaaatttatatttaacgccATTCCTACTGAACCGGCTGTAATGCCTGGGACTCGATTCAATTTTCCTACGAATATGATACCTCCTGTATCGACTCAGATTCAAATATCGATTGATTCCACCGATTATACATTTAACGGACCTAATCCGGAACTAGCAGCATTTCCGCAATGTCCAACTACAAGTTCATTTTCTACATCGCAACCTGTTACCCAAAGTCAACAATTGTCTACTTCATCATCTATTCCTCTAGAATGCGCGTTTAATTTTGATTCGTCACCAGGAGATCATACAGCT GAACCTGGTTCAATCCAGTCCGaaggatttaattttaatcccaATACTAGACCATCGTTCCGTTTTAGTGTTTATGAATTTAA TGCACCTACTCAAGTACAACGAGATACTGCGTCTACTCGAGTACAACGAAATACTGCGTCTACTCTAGTACAACAAAATACTGCCACCATCAATTACCGCCCAATGATCAGTCCCACTCGATTACTCAATCCACGAAAGATCAGGAAAGCTTTTAGAAGATTAAAATAG